Proteins encoded in a region of the Flammeovirga yaeyamensis genome:
- a CDS encoding SDR family oxidoreductase, whose amino-acid sequence MIHRALRNEELFNVYVGQRNYMSRENVMYRTLDFHQTFTFKDALKNIDFVFLTVPENFSTFKKENYENFLQACKLSGVKKVVLLSVHKANSIWFMPLQQVEKLLINSTLNYSIIRSTVFMQNILRYYQVDIETQKKVNIPNFNVKVNWIDASDVAKVLLNAMHDIDFLLNKTVEITGLENRDFMEVTAKLSASTNQDFQYKVGLPKFIKKLPVIDRLVFTILSIYYFILGAPTPTNTFEALTGRPPRRLNEFIMRNLSVLMPDKAKNTF is encoded by the coding sequence ATGATTCATAGAGCTCTTCGTAATGAGGAGTTGTTCAATGTATATGTTGGCCAACGTAACTATATGTCTAGAGAAAATGTGATGTACAGAACATTAGATTTTCATCAGACATTTACGTTTAAGGATGCCCTAAAAAATATTGATTTTGTTTTCCTAACAGTTCCAGAAAATTTTTCGACATTCAAAAAAGAAAACTACGAGAACTTTTTACAAGCTTGTAAATTATCTGGTGTAAAAAAGGTAGTTCTGTTATCTGTACATAAAGCCAATTCTATTTGGTTTATGCCTTTGCAACAAGTCGAAAAACTTCTAATTAACAGTACCTTAAATTATTCTATCATTAGAAGTACTGTTTTCATGCAAAATATATTAAGGTACTATCAAGTAGATATTGAGACCCAAAAAAAGGTCAATATCCCCAACTTTAATGTAAAGGTGAATTGGATTGATGCTTCTGATGTTGCTAAGGTCCTATTAAATGCGATGCATGATATCGACTTCTTATTAAATAAAACAGTAGAAATTACAGGTTTAGAAAATCGTGATTTTATGGAAGTTACTGCAAAATTGAGTGCCTCGACCAATCAGGATTTTCAGTACAAAGTTGGTTTACCTAAGTTTATCAAAAAGTTACCTGTAATAGATCGTTTAGTATTTACTATTCTATCTATTTATTACTTTATTTTGGGTGCCCCTACTCCTACGAATACTTTCGAAGCATTAACAGGGAGACCACCCAGGCGATTAAACGAATTTATCATGCGTAATCTCTCTGTATTAATGCCCGATAAAGCAAAGAATACCTTTTAA
- the radC gene encoding RadC family protein yields MYTETDLHLSIKNLAEEDRPREKLLLKGRQALSDAELIALLIGSGTPKMSAITVAQLLLNAANNQLNTLAGFSIKDLKQIQGIGDAKAVTITAALELGRRRKLQETKEKVRITCSKDIYELLSEHLLDLNHEELWIVLLNRGNQVLGTEKVSMGGMTGTVADPKIIFKKALEKNACSIILSHNHPSGNVKPSQADISLTKKVKAAGQFMELPVLDHLIFGNEKYFSFADEGIL; encoded by the coding sequence ATGTACACAGAAACTGACTTACATCTAAGTATCAAAAACTTAGCAGAAGAAGACCGTCCAAGAGAAAAGCTGTTATTAAAAGGGCGTCAAGCTTTATCCGACGCAGAACTTATTGCCTTATTAATTGGCTCAGGAACACCAAAAATGTCTGCAATTACCGTAGCTCAGCTTTTATTAAATGCTGCCAACAATCAATTAAACACTTTAGCGGGGTTTAGTATTAAAGACCTTAAACAAATTCAAGGTATTGGAGATGCAAAAGCGGTAACAATTACAGCAGCATTAGAACTGGGAAGGCGTCGAAAACTTCAGGAAACCAAAGAAAAAGTTAGAATTACCTGTTCGAAAGATATTTACGAGTTACTTTCCGAACACTTATTAGACCTTAATCACGAGGAATTATGGATTGTGTTACTTAACCGGGGTAATCAAGTACTAGGAACAGAAAAGGTCTCTATGGGGGGAATGACAGGTACAGTGGCTGACCCTAAAATAATATTCAAAAAAGCTTTGGAGAAAAATGCCTGTTCTATAATTCTTTCACATAATCATCCTTCTGGAAATGTAAAGCCAAGTCAGGCAGACATTTCACTCACAAAAAAAGTAAAAGCTGCAGGTCAGTTTATGGAATTACCCGTACTCGATCACCTAATTTTTGGGAACGAGAAATATTTTAGCTTTGCTGACGAGGGAATTTTATAG
- a CDS encoding sugar-binding protein produces the protein MNKKLQFIFWGCMVFAFLSTPLHAQTTIQECEKNVFVERDGYVVFEAENTTLNDYWLLTNSFDEDALGDGHIEFQGQNSYGSVVEESIITYKIQISNPGTYQVKWRSRNGKNAVKFDEENDSWIKVEATEYYGIKASTGEKVVNGNHFIKMWIQDLDKWSWNSFGEHHGVNGMNVYAYFEVPGIYEIQVAGRSKFHPIDRIALYQADKGNVAMNINTPAAELECEDESFKDYAAKREYKIKQLETPITIDGEAEALWDYVEAEKGNYEVNGNAISTVSDLNYTFKLAYDLEYLYLLAEVTDDFPKVLNPSSDKENGDAIELYFNPNNIHQENGAYDDDLMIRLQYGAENNENFKIGNWKAENDDNIQYTSTTNASGYLLEAKIPWNGILTDVSNLELRKMGFEISVIDRDANLLIENELNWANSTGKNLAKEDTRKFGTIQLDQKTYNYPFKTGWEIIYVDSEDTNGIAENAIDDDMETFWHTEWRDQKTALPHEVQIDMKQEYHIEEVHYYNRQDAYGPNGAIGDYEVYISNSSSEWGDPVAKGTLVWGDNLVENYKILQKIILDEPATGRYMKLVALSEAQNDPDIPFTAAAEFYIVGKTQDVTSVDRLEHQDISIYPNPTSNRLTIRSTAEIEQFKLFDMYGKCVIKGTANSIQLSDIASGVYILHVYVKGEVMKKRIIKQ, from the coding sequence ATGAATAAAAAACTACAATTCATCTTTTGGGGATGCATGGTATTCGCTTTTTTGTCCACTCCTCTTCATGCTCAAACCACTATTCAAGAATGCGAAAAAAACGTATTCGTAGAACGAGACGGATATGTTGTCTTTGAGGCAGAAAACACCACTCTAAACGACTATTGGCTACTTACCAACTCCTTTGATGAAGACGCATTGGGTGATGGTCATATAGAATTTCAAGGGCAAAACAGTTACGGTAGTGTTGTTGAAGAAAGTATTATCACATACAAAATTCAAATCTCTAATCCGGGAACTTATCAAGTAAAATGGCGCTCTAGAAATGGTAAAAATGCCGTTAAATTTGATGAAGAAAACGACAGTTGGATAAAAGTGGAAGCCACAGAATATTACGGTATAAAAGCAAGCACAGGAGAGAAAGTGGTCAACGGTAATCACTTTATTAAAATGTGGATTCAAGATCTTGATAAATGGTCTTGGAATAGTTTCGGGGAACATCATGGAGTCAACGGCATGAATGTTTATGCATATTTTGAAGTACCTGGAATTTATGAAATTCAAGTCGCCGGCCGATCTAAATTTCACCCTATCGATAGAATCGCATTGTATCAAGCTGACAAAGGTAATGTCGCTATGAACATTAACACACCTGCTGCTGAATTGGAATGTGAAGATGAATCTTTTAAAGATTATGCAGCCAAAAGGGAATATAAAATCAAGCAATTAGAAACTCCTATTACAATTGATGGTGAGGCAGAGGCTCTTTGGGATTATGTAGAAGCAGAAAAAGGTAATTACGAAGTAAATGGAAATGCAATTTCTACTGTAAGCGATCTTAATTACACTTTCAAATTAGCTTATGATTTAGAATACTTATATCTCTTGGCAGAAGTCACCGATGATTTCCCTAAAGTATTAAACCCTTCATCGGATAAAGAAAACGGAGATGCAATTGAACTGTACTTCAACCCTAATAATATACATCAAGAAAACGGTGCATACGACGATGATCTAATGATTCGCTTACAGTATGGAGCAGAAAACAACGAAAACTTCAAAATTGGGAATTGGAAAGCCGAAAACGACGACAACATTCAATATACAAGCACCACGAATGCCTCAGGTTATTTATTGGAAGCTAAGATTCCTTGGAATGGAATTCTTACAGATGTATCTAATCTTGAACTTAGAAAAATGGGATTTGAAATCTCTGTCATCGATAGAGATGCCAATCTACTTATAGAAAATGAGTTAAACTGGGCAAACAGTACTGGTAAAAATCTAGCCAAAGAAGACACAAGAAAATTCGGTACCATACAACTTGATCAAAAAACATATAATTATCCATTTAAAACAGGTTGGGAAATTATTTATGTAGACAGCGAAGACACCAATGGTATTGCTGAAAATGCAATTGATGATGATATGGAAACCTTTTGGCATACGGAATGGAGAGATCAAAAAACAGCCCTTCCTCATGAAGTTCAAATTGATATGAAACAGGAATATCACATTGAAGAAGTACATTATTACAACCGACAAGATGCATATGGTCCGAATGGAGCCATTGGAGATTATGAGGTCTACATCAGTAATTCTTCTTCTGAATGGGGAGATCCTGTTGCAAAAGGGACACTCGTCTGGGGAGATAATTTAGTTGAGAATTATAAAATTCTTCAAAAAATTATTTTGGATGAACCTGCTACTGGACGTTACATGAAATTGGTGGCATTATCAGAAGCACAAAACGATCCTGATATACCATTTACGGCAGCTGCTGAATTTTATATCGTAGGAAAAACTCAAGATGTTACTTCTGTAGATCGTTTAGAACATCAAGATATTTCTATATATCCCAATCCAACATCAAATAGGTTGACTATTAGAAGTACTGCTGAAATAGAGCAATTTAAACTGTTTGATATGTATGGTAAGTGTGTTATTAAAGGAACTGCCAATAGTATTCAACTATCTGATATTGCATCTGGAGTATATATCCTCCACGTATATGTAAAAGGAGAAGTGATGAAGAAGAGAATCATCAAACAATAA
- a CDS encoding Dph6-related ATP pyrophosphatase: MNKALFQWSGGKDSSFALYKALKEWKITGLFTSLSKEYKRISMHGVREELLDLQAESIGLPLHKMYLEEDATHDTYDRELGKHLQPFVNEGIKDLVLGDIFLEDLRKYREDQMDKVGLKCHFPLWGGDTHQLYKDFVAAGFKAITVAVNEKLGDDFNGRILDMDFYNDLPEGIDPCGENGEFHTFVFDGPIFNNPVPFTVGNKLVREYEFKDADGNMIHSKFHFCDLELK, translated from the coding sequence ATGAATAAAGCACTATTTCAGTGGAGTGGTGGAAAAGACTCTTCTTTTGCTCTTTATAAGGCATTAAAAGAATGGAAAATTACGGGTCTCTTTACTTCTTTGTCTAAAGAATACAAAAGAATAAGTATGCATGGAGTGCGTGAGGAATTATTAGATCTTCAGGCAGAATCAATTGGTTTGCCATTGCATAAAATGTATTTAGAAGAAGATGCAACACACGACACTTATGATAGAGAGTTGGGCAAACACCTTCAACCTTTTGTAAATGAGGGAATCAAAGATTTAGTTCTTGGCGATATCTTTTTGGAAGATTTACGAAAGTATAGAGAAGACCAAATGGATAAAGTAGGGCTGAAGTGTCATTTTCCTTTGTGGGGAGGAGATACACATCAATTGTACAAAGATTTTGTTGCTGCAGGATTTAAAGCCATTACTGTTGCAGTAAATGAAAAATTAGGGGATGACTTTAATGGTCGTATCTTGGATATGGATTTTTATAATGATTTACCTGAAGGAATTGATCCATGTGGAGAAAATGGAGAATTCCACACTTTTGTATTCGACGGTCCTATTTTTAATAATCCAGTACCTTTTACAGTAGGAAATAAATTAGTGAGAGAATACGAATTTAAAGATGCCGATGGCAATATGATTCATTCTAAATTTCATTTCTGTGATTTAGAATTAAAGTAA
- the folE gene encoding GTP cyclohydrolase I FolE, translating into MKQKETSWSTHQSKAIAQNGMEVYRESDIDEIGDNHVGTSYDTPMKEDAFELSDEEKINKISGHFREIMDTLGLDLTDDSLSGTPNRVAKMYVKEIFSGLNPENKPDIKLFDNKYKYDEMLIEKNIHFYSNCEHHFVPIIGFAHVAYISNGKVIGLSKINRIVQHYAKRPQVQERLTVQIAEELKRTLGTEDVAVLIDAKHLCVSMRGIEDTYSATVTSHFSGKFKEADTRKEFLSLVPKTSE; encoded by the coding sequence ATGAAACAGAAAGAAACTTCGTGGAGTACCCATCAATCTAAGGCAATTGCCCAGAATGGTATGGAGGTCTACAGAGAATCAGATATAGATGAAATTGGGGATAATCATGTTGGTACATCTTACGATACACCAATGAAAGAAGATGCCTTTGAATTGTCTGATGAAGAGAAAATAAATAAAATTTCAGGTCATTTTCGTGAGATTATGGATACACTTGGACTAGATCTAACGGATGATAGTTTAAGTGGAACTCCTAATAGAGTCGCGAAGATGTATGTGAAGGAAATATTTAGTGGTCTTAACCCAGAAAATAAGCCTGACATCAAGCTGTTTGACAATAAGTACAAATATGATGAGATGTTGATAGAGAAGAATATTCATTTCTATTCTAACTGTGAACATCACTTTGTACCTATTATTGGATTCGCACATGTTGCTTACATTTCTAATGGTAAAGTGATAGGACTTTCTAAAATCAATAGAATCGTTCAGCATTATGCTAAACGACCTCAAGTACAAGAGCGTCTAACAGTACAAATTGCGGAGGAATTGAAAAGAACATTAGGAACAGAAGATGTTGCGGTATTAATTGATGCGAAACATTTATGCGTTTCTATGAGAGGTATTGAGGATACTTACAGTGCTACTGTAACATCTCATTTCTCTGGCAAATTTAAAGAAGCAGATACTAGGAAGGAGTTTTTAAGTTTAGTACCAAAAACTTCTGAATAA
- a CDS encoding FAD-binding and (Fe-S)-binding domain-containing protein, protein MTAKLNINSRHLQNLQKKLKGELHFDDVMKTLYSTDASAYKELPLAVAFPRDEEDIKTLIQFANEYNTSLIPRTAGTSLAGQVVGSGIVVDVSRTFTKILETNKEEGWVKVQPGVIRDELNKHLKDYDLFFGPETSTANRAMIGGMVGNNSCGSNSVLYGSTRDHLIEVRGFLSDGSEAVFKEVTPEEFKLKAAQDNLEGRLYKEVEEMLLPEEVREEIAKEFPKPSIPRRNTGYAIDLLALMQPFNPNGKPFNFCELIAGSEGTLIFITEIKLHCNPTPPKYKGVLCAQFDSIDESLKANLISLKFNPTAVELMDKYILDCTKNSIEHSQNRFFLNGDPAAVLVTEIARDTQEEMRQAAADLEAAYKEAGMGTFFKLVEGADVKRVWDLRKAGLGLLSNVPGDPKAAPVIEDTAVDVEDLPAYIEEFNITLKKYDLTCVHYAHAGSGELHLRPILDLKTEEGNKMFKTIADEIAHLVKKYRGSLSGEHGDGRLRGEFIEFMVGEKNFKLIEAVKRSWDGNNIFNPNKIVDTPPMNESLRFMPGIDTPEIKTTLDFSAAHGVLRAAEFCNGAGACRKTEVTGGTMCPSYMATRNEKNTTRARANILREYLRAPYQINRFNHKEIYEVMDLCLSCKGCKSECPSNVDIAKLKAEFLHQYYKANGAPLRSKLIAYFPKLTQMAMLTPGLFNLMISNPLTGSIFKSFTGFAQERSVPKVHKFTFKSWLKKYVSKPAAKGKVYIFCDEFTNFNDTKIGLKTIELLEKLGYEVHYQPHVDSGRTFISKGFLDEAQDLACKNVSMLKDYISEETPLIGIEPSTIMAFRDEYPDIVHDHLKPAANELAKHALMIDEFIAKEMKAGRISEDQFTDEEKLIKLHTHCQQKATGTQVTGKQMLSLPKNYKVQIIPTGCCGMAGSFGYEKEHYEVSMNVGELVLFPTVRALDNDVIVAASGTSCRHQIKDGTDRDALHPVEVLLNAIK, encoded by the coding sequence ATGACAGCAAAATTGAATATAAACAGCAGACATCTTCAAAATCTCCAAAAAAAGCTAAAAGGAGAATTACATTTTGATGATGTGATGAAAACACTCTACTCTACTGATGCCTCTGCATATAAAGAACTTCCTTTAGCAGTAGCTTTCCCAAGAGATGAGGAAGATATTAAAACCCTTATTCAATTTGCTAACGAATATAATACCTCACTTATTCCTAGAACTGCAGGTACTTCTTTGGCAGGACAAGTAGTAGGTAGCGGCATCGTTGTGGATGTATCGAGAACATTCACCAAAATTTTAGAAACTAATAAGGAAGAAGGTTGGGTTAAAGTACAGCCGGGTGTTATTCGAGATGAGTTGAATAAACATCTAAAAGATTACGATTTATTCTTCGGGCCTGAAACATCTACTGCGAACCGTGCAATGATTGGTGGTATGGTTGGAAACAATTCTTGCGGATCGAACTCTGTTTTGTATGGATCGACTAGAGATCATTTAATAGAAGTTAGAGGTTTCCTAAGTGACGGTAGTGAGGCTGTTTTTAAAGAGGTTACTCCTGAAGAATTCAAACTTAAAGCGGCCCAAGATAACTTGGAAGGTCGTTTATATAAAGAAGTGGAAGAAATGCTTCTTCCTGAAGAGGTGCGTGAAGAAATTGCTAAAGAGTTTCCTAAACCATCTATTCCGAGAAGAAATACTGGTTATGCCATCGATTTGCTTGCACTGATGCAGCCATTCAACCCTAATGGAAAACCTTTCAACTTCTGTGAATTGATTGCCGGTTCTGAAGGTACTTTGATCTTCATTACTGAAATTAAACTTCACTGTAATCCAACTCCTCCAAAATATAAAGGTGTGCTTTGTGCACAATTCGATTCCATTGATGAATCATTAAAAGCCAATTTGATTTCCCTAAAATTTAATCCAACTGCGGTTGAGTTAATGGACAAATACATTTTGGATTGTACTAAAAACAGTATTGAGCACAGTCAGAATAGGTTTTTCTTAAATGGTGATCCGGCTGCTGTTTTGGTGACAGAAATTGCTAGAGATACTCAGGAAGAAATGCGACAAGCTGCCGCAGATTTAGAAGCTGCGTATAAAGAAGCAGGAATGGGTACTTTCTTTAAGCTAGTGGAAGGTGCAGATGTAAAACGTGTTTGGGATCTTAGAAAAGCTGGGCTTGGTTTATTATCAAATGTTCCGGGCGACCCAAAAGCTGCTCCGGTAATTGAAGATACCGCTGTTGATGTAGAAGATCTTCCTGCTTATATCGAAGAATTCAATATCACTCTTAAAAAATATGATCTGACATGTGTGCATTATGCACATGCTGGTTCGGGTGAACTTCACCTTCGTCCTATCCTTGATTTGAAGACGGAAGAAGGAAATAAAATGTTTAAAACAATTGCCGATGAGATTGCTCATTTGGTGAAGAAATATAGAGGATCGCTAAGTGGTGAACACGGTGATGGTCGATTGAGAGGTGAGTTTATCGAGTTTATGGTAGGTGAGAAAAACTTTAAACTTATCGAAGCGGTAAAACGTTCTTGGGATGGTAATAATATCTTTAACCCTAACAAGATTGTGGACACTCCTCCTATGAACGAAAGTCTTCGTTTTATGCCTGGTATCGATACTCCTGAGATTAAAACAACCCTAGACTTTAGTGCAGCACATGGTGTATTACGTGCAGCAGAGTTTTGTAATGGAGCGGGTGCTTGTCGTAAAACAGAGGTAACAGGTGGAACAATGTGTCCTTCTTATATGGCTACTAGAAACGAGAAAAACACAACTCGTGCTAGAGCAAACATATTAAGAGAATACTTAAGAGCACCTTATCAGATTAACCGTTTTAATCATAAGGAGATCTACGAAGTAATGGACCTTTGCCTTTCTTGTAAGGGTTGTAAATCAGAATGTCCTTCTAATGTTGATATTGCCAAGCTAAAAGCAGAATTCCTACATCAATATTATAAAGCGAATGGTGCGCCTTTACGTTCAAAATTAATTGCTTACTTCCCTAAGTTAACGCAAATGGCGATGTTAACTCCTGGGTTATTCAATTTAATGATCAGTAATCCACTTACAGGAAGCATCTTTAAATCATTTACTGGCTTTGCACAAGAAAGATCAGTACCTAAAGTACATAAGTTTACATTTAAAAGCTGGTTGAAGAAATACGTTTCTAAACCTGCTGCAAAAGGTAAAGTTTATATTTTCTGTGATGAGTTTACCAACTTTAACGATACAAAGATTGGTTTAAAAACGATAGAATTATTAGAAAAACTAGGTTATGAAGTACATTATCAGCCACACGTAGATAGTGGTCGTACTTTTATATCAAAAGGTTTCTTGGATGAAGCGCAAGACCTAGCATGTAAAAACGTATCGATGTTGAAAGATTACATCTCTGAGGAAACTCCATTAATTGGTATCGAACCATCAACTATTATGGCCTTTAGAGACGAATACCCTGATATCGTTCATGATCATTTAAAGCCTGCCGCAAATGAATTAGCAAAACATGCGTTGATGATCGACGAGTTTATTGCCAAAGAAATGAAAGCAGGTCGTATTTCAGAAGATCAGTTTACTGATGAAGAAAAACTAATTAAGCTACATACACACTGTCAGCAAAAAGCAACAGGTACCCAAGTAACCGGTAAACAAATGTTGAGTTTACCGAAAAACTATAAAGTACAAATTATCCCGACGGGATGTTGTGGTATGGCGGGTTCTTTTGGATATGAGAAAGAACATTACGAAGTTTCTATGAATGTTGGAGAGTTAGTACTTTTCCCTACGGTTAGAGCTTTGGATAATGATGTGATTGTTGCTGCATCAGGAACAAGTTGTAGACATCAAATTAAAGATGGAACCGACAGAGATGCTTTACACCCTGTCGAGGTTTTATTAAATGCTATTAAATAA
- a CDS encoding hydrogen peroxide-inducible genes activator: MTITQIEYIIAVDQYQSFSAAAEACFVTQPTLSMQIKKLEELLDVVIFDRGKQPIIPTEIGKKIIEQGKIVLQESKKIDDIILQHKGEISGELKLGVIPTLAPYLLPLFVGDISRKYPNLKLIVKELQTEEIISQLNKDLIDVGLLVTPINENGIHELPLLYEEIMVYTNPNYKFEGQLEVSLNDVASPDIWLLSAGHCFRDQMINLCSYQRTNKMNSSLPISYESGSLETLIRLVDKEGGFTLLPELAVDLLPEDGKDQIRTFVEERPMREVSLVYARNFAKASLIKVLEETIKENVPKEMLTRERGSVVEWR; the protein is encoded by the coding sequence ATGACAATCACACAAATAGAATATATAATAGCTGTTGATCAGTACCAAAGTTTTTCAGCTGCAGCCGAAGCTTGCTTTGTCACTCAACCTACTTTAAGTATGCAAATCAAAAAGCTCGAAGAACTGCTTGATGTTGTCATATTTGATAGAGGTAAACAGCCCATTATACCTACCGAGATAGGAAAAAAAATTATCGAACAAGGAAAAATTGTACTTCAAGAATCTAAAAAAATTGATGATATAATTCTTCAGCACAAAGGAGAAATTAGTGGTGAACTAAAATTGGGTGTTATCCCAACGCTAGCCCCTTATCTCTTACCTTTATTTGTCGGTGATATATCCAGAAAATACCCTAACCTCAAATTAATCGTTAAGGAACTTCAAACAGAAGAAATCATCAGTCAGTTAAATAAAGACTTAATTGATGTCGGATTGTTAGTCACTCCTATCAACGAAAATGGGATCCATGAACTTCCTCTGTTATATGAGGAAATTATGGTGTACACCAATCCAAATTACAAATTTGAGGGACAGTTAGAAGTCAGCTTAAACGATGTGGCTTCTCCAGATATATGGTTACTTTCAGCAGGACACTGTTTTAGAGATCAAATGATTAATCTTTGTTCTTATCAGCGTACAAATAAAATGAACAGTTCGTTACCTATTTCTTATGAAAGTGGATCTTTGGAAACTTTAATTCGATTGGTTGATAAAGAAGGAGGTTTTACTTTACTTCCTGAACTGGCCGTTGATTTACTTCCTGAAGATGGAAAAGATCAAATTAGGACTTTCGTAGAAGAACGACCAATGCGAGAAGTCAGTTTAGTGTATGCTAGAAACTTTGCCAAAGCCAGCTTAATCAAAGTTTTAGAAGAAACTATAAAAGAAAATGTTCCTAAAGAAATGCTCACCCGTGAAAGGGGAAGTGTAGTCGAATGGAGATAA
- a CDS encoding 6-pyruvoyl trahydropterin synthase family protein has product MKVTVSRTAHFNAAHRLHNPNLSDELNKKIFGKCNNPYYHGHNYNLTVKVTGEIDEVTGYVIDMKILRDIIQKHVLDKFDHKNLNEEVEEFSSLNPTAENICVVIWQLLRNQLEEKFDLKVILYETERNFVEYPSI; this is encoded by the coding sequence ATGAAAGTAACAGTATCAAGGACTGCACATTTTAATGCGGCTCATCGCTTACACAATCCAAACTTGTCGGATGAATTAAACAAAAAGATATTCGGCAAATGTAATAACCCGTATTATCATGGACATAACTATAACCTTACCGTTAAGGTAACAGGTGAGATCGATGAAGTAACAGGCTATGTTATTGACATGAAAATTCTTAGAGATATCATTCAAAAACATGTTCTTGATAAATTCGATCATAAAAATTTAAATGAAGAGGTGGAAGAATTTTCTTCTTTGAATCCAACGGCAGAAAATATTTGTGTTGTGATTTGGCAACTACTGAGAAATCAGTTGGAAGAAAAATTTGACCTAAAAGTAATATTATATGAAACAGAAAGAAACTTCGTGGAGTACCCATCAATCTAA
- a CDS encoding T9SS type A sorting domain-containing protein, producing MNPKKILFLAIINFLIIESYATTQTIHGRHYKNFYVAPGDIVVVSGDLYFDSDYSHNGQNYSSNGSSPHSFLIDNGGTLVVQGSLYVDGLVTMISQHGKPNANHPSLPVNVRGNILIQRDLKTNGAINFHSTPQSNLIVLGNIIKTQEVYGGRHGNAAIHNDIIGTDRSHHYLGEHTQIQSSFFHGGGGQTRITPDTKDQIPPIIKNLITTYAPNSQAGVALPVKLVYFKAEVVENSVHLKWETATEINSKLFILQRSSTENEKFKNIEKFKAAGNSNTTIKYEFEDKNVSYGNHIYRLIERDIDGKEQNWTQLIHISSHKNDGRILNVYPIPCKSVLNIELNNLEENDQLDIELIHTGTGQKIPVVHEQESERYHQQLNVREMENGIYVLIVNDNGKSIFKKEIVIQH from the coding sequence ATGAATCCAAAAAAAATTCTATTTCTTGCTATTATCAATTTCCTGATAATAGAATCTTATGCAACCACTCAAACCATACATGGTAGACATTACAAAAACTTTTATGTTGCACCTGGAGATATTGTTGTTGTCTCTGGTGATTTATATTTTGATAGTGATTATTCACATAATGGACAAAATTATTCTTCCAACGGGAGTAGCCCTCATAGTTTTTTGATAGACAATGGAGGGACCCTAGTTGTACAAGGATCTTTATATGTGGATGGTTTGGTAACTATGATTAGTCAACATGGAAAACCTAACGCAAATCATCCAAGTCTTCCTGTAAATGTTAGAGGAAATATACTTATTCAAAGAGATTTAAAAACAAATGGAGCAATAAACTTCCATTCTACACCTCAATCTAACCTTATCGTTTTGGGTAATATCATTAAAACTCAAGAAGTTTATGGTGGTAGACATGGAAATGCTGCTATACACAATGATATTATTGGAACAGATAGAAGTCACCATTATTTAGGAGAACACACTCAAATCCAATCTTCGTTCTTCCATGGAGGAGGAGGTCAAACTAGAATTACACCAGATACTAAAGATCAAATTCCACCAATTATAAAAAATCTAATCACGACATATGCCCCAAATTCACAAGCGGGAGTAGCTCTACCTGTAAAGCTTGTTTATTTCAAAGCAGAAGTAGTAGAGAACTCAGTACACCTAAAATGGGAAACAGCTACAGAAATCAATTCTAAATTATTTATCCTTCAAAGATCATCTACCGAAAATGAGAAGTTTAAAAATATTGAGAAATTTAAAGCAGCAGGGAACTCCAATACAACAATAAAATATGAATTTGAAGATAAAAATGTAAGTTATGGTAATCACATCTATAGGCTTATTGAAAGAGATATTGATGGAAAAGAACAAAATTGGACACAGTTAATACATATTTCTTCCCATAAAAATGACGGGAGAATTCTAAATGTGTATCCTATTCCATGTAAATCTGTATTAAATATTGAATTAAATAATTTAGAAGAAAACGATCAACTCGATATTGAACTTATACATACAGGAACAGGTCAAAAAATACCAGTAGTTCATGAACAAGAATCTGAACGTTATCATCAACAATTAAATGTCCGAGAAATGGAAAATGGTATTTATGTTCTTATTGTAAATGATAATGGTAAATCTATCTTTAAAAAAGAGATTGTCATACAACATTAA